The following DNA comes from Bacillota bacterium.
CGCGCTGCACCATCTCGTCGGGCGGGAGCCCGAGCAGGTACTCGCGCAGGCGGTCGAAGGAGTCGTAGACGTTCTCCTGGCTCTCCTCCAGCAGCCTGTCGACGAAGGCCTCGCGCACCCGCGGGTCGGCCAGCGCCTCCGCGGCCAGCTTTTCGATGTAGAGCACCTCCACACCGCGGTTGCGCAGCACGGTGGCGAAATAGTCGTGTTCCTCCTGCATCGGCGGCAGGTAGGGGATGTCGTCGAAGAGGAGGCGCGGCATCAGTTCCGGCGTCAGGTTCTCGATCTCCGCACCCGGCCGGTGAAGGACGACCGCCTTGAGCCGGCCGATCTCCGAGGTGACGTGCAGGGGGACCCGCCTCTCGCGGGCCCTCTCCGGTCGCGCCGGGCGCCTGTGGTCCGGTGCGGCCTCCACCTCTTCGCCGCCCGGGACGCCGAGGGGAATCGCCGACCTGTCCATCGAGCCTCACTCCTTCCTCGCGAATCAACCCTCTACGAATGGAATATAACGTGCGCAAAGAAAGCGCCATCCGCTGGCCGCCCGAGCCGGCGGCACAAGCGATGCAGGTGCCGGCGCCGGGCTGGTCGCCGCGATTCTGCATAATCTTTCGCACTTGATTCAAGGCCACAGAATACTCAGGAAGGGGACCTCGAGGGGAAGCTGCGAACCGTCCGGGCCCTGGCCGGTCGCGGGGAGGGGGCATCGATCGCTCCATACCGGGAGACGGTATGAAGTTGCATCCCGGTCCGCGCCGCCTCGCGGCGCCTCGGGTCTGGGACCCCAGCGCGCCTGGAGGCCGTCGGGTCCGGGCCGGATCCCTCCGCCGGCGGTCTCATTCCGTCTTTGGGCCGGAGACGGCCAGCCATGGCGTCCAGCCCACCAGGCGCCCCCCCTCCACCAGGCTGGCCGCCACCTGCCAGGGCGCGTCGCCCGACGGGCAGGACCACGTCAACCCGCCGGGGGCCCGGCTCCAGGCCGGCCGGATCCCGTCCGCGCCCCGCCCCGGCTCGAGGAACCAGCGGCCGCGCCCCTGCTGCCAGAAGAACTCCAGCCGGCGGTCCGGGCCTCCGGGGCGGACCTGCCAGGCGTAGAAGCGGAGCGTGAGCCGCTCCATCGGCACGTCCCGGCCGCTGAGGCGGAACTCGAGGCGTCCGGGGCCGGACGACCGCGCCCAGAGCGTGGCGGCGAACCCCGCGTAGCGGCTGAGCCGGACGATGCGGGGAATGCCGCGCCCCCTCCGCAGCACCCGGAAGGTGGAAGAGAGCGGACGCACCTGCCCCAGCTCCGTCCAGCGCGGGCCGAGGCGGAGGACCAGGGGCCGCCGGGTGAAGAGCTCGTCCCGCCGGACGAAAGACTCCAGGAACTCCGGTGAGACGGCCAGCTGGCTCCGGTAGCGGAGCAGGGCCCGCTCCTTGCCGTCCGTGACCGGCTTCGCCAGCGGCAGGCGGACGAGGCGGACCGGCCCGCCGGTCCACGTGCTGGGGAAGGCTTCCTGGCCGGCAGGGTCGTATCCCCACCGCTGCGGCCAGTCCGGGTAGTGGACCAGGTACCCGTAGAGGCTCGGCTCCGGTGCGGCCGCGGGGCGGCTCCGGTCGTAGGCCAGCACGGCGGCCCACGTGAAGTCGGCCAGGCCCGCGTGGTCGGGGTGGTGGTCGGCCGGATCGGGCAGGATGACGGCGTCCGGCCGGACCTGGCGGAGCAGCCGCTCCAGGTCGTCCAGCAGATGCGGCGCACAGTAGGCGACGTGGGGGTCAAAGCCCCGGTCGAGGAGGCTGTAGGCGACGTGGGTGCCGCCGCTGACCCGCGGCTGGCGGCAGTTCCAGCTGTCCACCCAGAGGGGCGTCAGGCTTCCGTCGGCGTAGCCCAGGAAGATCAGGTGCGAAGGCGGAAGACCCAGGACGCGGGTACCCGCGCGGCTCTCGTTCCTGCGGATCTGCCCCAACAGGGCGAAGTCCCGGGGCGTGGGCCGGAGGACGTGAAGCGCCCGTATGGCGGCGGGGGTGGAGCTCTCGCCGCTGGTGGCCACGGCCACCCAGACCTGGTCGCCCGCGCGGAGCGCGGTCTGGATCAACCCGCCGGCCCCCACCACCTCGTCGTCGGGATGCGGCGCCAGGACCAGGATCCTGCGGCCCAGGCGTCCCACCTCCAGCGGGCGCGGTGCCGCCGTCGCCCTGCGCGGCCGCCCGCCGCCCCCGACCGGCGGCAGGAAGACGCACAGGAGCGCGGCCAACAGCACCGCCAGAGCCGGCCACCAGCGTCGCAACACGGTCCCTCCGCGCACAGGTTACGCACCACCCGCCGGTTCGCCAAATGACGTACGCTACCGAGTCGAAGGAGGACGGGAATGGAGCCGGGCTCCAGCGAACTGACAGGCCGCACGGGGTGGGTCGACGCCGCGCTGGCGGCGCTCCAGCTGGGCTGGGTGGAGGCCGCGCGAAGCGCCGCCCTGCTGGCCTTTCTCCCCTTTCAGGCGGCCCACTGGGTCGGCGTCGGCGCCGCGGGCACCATCGTCTCGGTCGCCTACCTCGTCGACACCGCCGCCAAGCCCGTGGCCGGCTGGTGGATGCGACGGCACCACCGCAGCATCCTCCTGGCCGCCCTCCTCCTTCTGGCTGCAGGAAGCGGTCTCGTCGCCACCGGGCGGAACCTGGCCATGCTGGGCGGCGGTGCCCTGCTCCTGGGCCTCGGCGGCGCGCCCGTCTGGCCCCTGGCGCTGGCCCAGTCGGGCTACGCCTACCAGGGCCAGGCCGGCTTCGGCCAGGGGCCCACCTTCACCGCCTGGGTGGCCGGTTCGGGCATTGGCTACGTCAGCGTCCTGCTCCTGCCCCATGCGCTGGCGCGGCCGCTCATCCTCGCCCTCGGCCTGAGCGCCGCGCTCCTTCTGCCGGTGACGTTGCGCTGGGCTCCCCGCACCGCCTGTGACGAGCCGGAGAACCCGCCCGGCGGCGGGGGTCCCCGCCAGGAGGGCGTGGCCGCCGGGCTGGGCAGCCTCCCCTGGGCCTGGGTCCGGCCCCTTCTTGGGCCTCTCGTGCTGATGGCCGGGCTGGCCATGGTACCGGGGGCCTTCGTCCCCTACCTGCCGCGGCTTCTCCACATCCTCCGGCCGGGCGCCCGGGTGGCCCTGGCGGCGGCCGCGGGCTCCGGCCTCCTCCTGGGCTTCGTCGGGGGTGGCCGGATCAGCACCTCCGCGCGACCGCTCCTCTTCCTCCGCGCCAGCGCGGCGCTGCTGGCGCTGGGCTTCCTCCTCGCCGCCGTCTCGCCCACGCCCGCCGCCTGGACGCCGGCCGCCTTCGCCATCACCGCCGGCTACGGCGCGGCGGTGGTCACCTGGAACGGTTGGCTGACCGCGACCATGCCGGCGGAGCTGGGCCCCGCCGGCCTGGGGCTCGCCTCCAGCGTGGAGGACGCCGGCTTCGCCCTGGGACCCGGGCTGGCGGGCCTGGTGCTGGCTCGGGCCGGCTTCTCGGGCCTCCTGGCCATGGCGGCCGCGCTGGGCCTGCTCCTCTTTCTGCTCTGGTTCCTTCCGCGTCCTCGTTGAGCGGCGGAAGTCACCATGTGAGCGGCAGAAAGCAACAGAAGCCCCGGGGTCGGTTCCCGTCGAAGGAAGAGTTAGAGTAGAGGCGTTGCCTGGCGAGTCCCGCCCGCCACGACGACCAGCGGACAAGGAGGCTGGCTGGTGAACGACTACTACGAGCGAGAACCGGGAGAGCAGGCCCAGGCGGCACCCGCGCCCGGCCGCGCGGAGGCCCGGACCGGGCCCCGCCGTCGTCGCCTGCGCCGGCGGGGCAGGGCGCTTCTCATCTTCCTGGCCGTCCTGGTCGTCGCAGGCGCCGCCTGGGGCTGGTGGAGCTCGCGTCCCACCGGTTCGCCCAGCCCCGCCACCAGCGTGGCCAAGGCGATGACCGGGGATCTGCCGCCGGTCTCGGTGCTGGTGCTGGGCGTCCAGCACAGCTGCACCCGCTCGTCCACCACCGTCTCGCGGTCCTCGTAGAGCGCGCCGGCGTTCTTCAGATCCTGGGCGATGCTCTTGTAGCCGGTCAGGCGGACCCCCCGGACCAGGTCGGCGCTGATCAGGATCTGGGGACCGTGGCAGATGCCCGCCACGGGCTTCCGGGCGTCGAAGAAGTCGCGGGTGAAGCGGAGCACGTCGGGGTTGGTGCGGATGGCGTCGGGCCCGCGGCCGCCCGGCAGGACCAGCGCGTCATACTCCGCCGCCCTCGCCTCGGCCACATCCCTGTCGACGGTGAGCGGCACGCCGTGCTTTCCGACCACCGAGCCGCCGGGCCGCTCGACCGCCACCACCTCGACGCGGGCGCCCTCCTCCTGGAGGCGATAGTAAGGGTAGAGCGCCTCCGAATCCTCGAAGCCCGGTCCGATCAGAAGCGCGATCCTCTGGCCGTCGAGTCGTCCCACAGCCATCCCTCCCGTCTTCCATGGTAACGCGGAGAGCCGCCCTCACCATTCCCCGATGACCGCCACCACCCGTCCCGGCCCGTGGACCCCGACCGTCAGCTCCCCCTCGATGTCGGCGCTCATGCTGGGGCCGCTGATCAGGTGGACGGCCGAGGGCAGTCCCCCGCGCCGGCCCGCCTCCTCCATCAGGAGCCGGAAACCCTCCCCCACCGTCTCCACCACCCGCGAGCGGCGGACCACGGCCAGGTGGGCCGGCGGGAGGAGGCTGACCAGCCGGCCGCTGCCGCGGTCCGAGCTGAGCGCCACCGTCCCGGTCTCGGCCACCGCCCAGGAGGCGCCGGTGACGCCCAGCACCGCCCGGGCGGCCTGGCCGCGGAGGCGCGCGGCCGCCTCCGCAGCTTCCTCCGACCCCTGGGCGCGCCAGACGGCGGCCCGGAGGCCGAGACGCTCCAGGAGCTCGGCCAAGTCGAGGGCCGCGAGTTCCGGATCGTCCCAGAGGACGGCCAGCGGGGTGCCGTCCGGGCCGTCGGCGGAGACGGGGGCTGGGCCGGGGCTCGCGGGGCCGCCGGCCGCGGCGCTCTCCGCGAGCAGGCTTTCCACCGCCCGGCGGACCGCGGCGCGGACACCCTCCCGACCTTCCTCGGCCAGGACCGCGCGGCCGCCCAGCGCCTCCCAGCGCCGCCGGAAGGCCTCGACCCGCTCCTCGCCCGTCACCGTGCACCACCCCGGTTCCGCCGCCACCACTCGTGAAAGCTCTCCCGGGCGAGCGGCGCCATGTCGCGGCCGACGAACCAGGCCGAGAACGGGCCCGGCCCGCCGGTCAGGCGGCCGTCCCGCTCCCAGGCCCGCTGTCCCAGCCGCCCCAGCCGCGCCGAGAGGACGAAGCCCGAGGGGCTCGACCAGAGGCGCGACCAGAGCGCCAGCATGGCGGCGTAGCCGCGGGGTTCCAGGCCGCGCTCCGCCTCCTGGCGGCGGAGGCGGAGGATGTGGCCGGGCAGGTCGATCTCCATCGGGCAGGCCTCTCCACAGGCGTGGCACATGCTGCAGAGCGACTTCGGCAGCTCGGGCGCCTTTTCGAGGCCGGCCAGGAGCGGCGTCAGCACCACGCCGATGGGGCCGCTGTAGATGCTCCCGTAGGCATGGCCCCCGCCCACGTTCCGGAAGACGGGGCAGGCGTTGAGGCAGGCGCCGCAGCGGATGCAGCTCAGGACGTCCTCGAACTCGGTGCCCAGGAGCTCGCTCCGCCCGTTGTCCAGGAGGATCAGGTGGAACTCCTCCGGCCCGTCCAGCTCGCCAGGATGGCGCGGCCCGCTCAGCAGGCTCACGTAGGAAGAGAGCCGCTGCCCGACGCCGCTCAGCGGCGGCTGCTCGATGAGGTCGGCCAAGTCCTCCCAGGTGGCCACCACCTTCTCGACGCCCACCACCGCGATGTGGACGGGTGGCAGCGAGGTGACCATCCGCCCGTTCCCCTCGTTGGTGAAAAGCACCAGCGTGCCGGTCTCCGCCACCAGGAAGTTGCCCCCGGTGATCCCGATCTCCGCCCGGAGGAACTCCTCCCGCAGGCGCCGCCGGGCGAAGGCGGTCAGCTCCTCCGGGCTCTCGCCCGCGGGCGGGGCCTCGCCCGCCTCCCGCGCCTCCCGCTCGAAGAGCCGGCGGACCTGGGCGCGGCTCTTGTGCGCCGCCGGGGCCAGGATGTGGGCGGGCCTCTCGCCGGCCAGCTGGATGATGTACTCGCCCAGGTCGGTCTCGCGCACGCGGAGGCCGCCGGCCTCCAGGCGCGCGTTCAGCTCCACCTCCTCGGTGGCCATGGACTTCGACTTGACCACCTGCCGCGCCGACCGGCGCCGCGCCACCTCCAGGACGTAGCCCGCCACCTCCTCGGGCCCGCGGGCGCGGAAGACGTGGCCGCCGCGCGCCTCCACCTGCCCGGTCAGCCGCTCCAGCAGGGCGTCCAGCTGGCGGATGGCGCGCCGCTTCGCCTCCACGGCGCGGCGGCGCCTCTCCTCGCCTTGGGGGTACTCGGCGTAAGCGGCCTCCTTGCTCCCCTGGAGGCGGCGCGTGGCGCCGGTGGCCGCCCGCCGCAGGTCGGGGTCCAGGAGGCCGCGGCTCCGTCGGACGGTCCAGGGAGCCCGGTCCAGGGGCAGGCTGCCGCTCACGGCTCCTCGCCCCCCGTTGCGGAAACCGCCGGTGCCGGGTGCCGCGCCGGCGCCCCGGCCGGCAGCGCCGAGGCGGAGGCGAGGGCGGCGGGGTCCAGGCGGCCTTCCTCGGCCAGCTCCAGCAGCTCCGCCAGGTGGACGACCGGCCACGGGTCTCCCCGCCGCCGGAGGCGCCCGCCCAGGTGGAGGAGGCAGCCCAGGTCGGCGCTGACCAGCGCCGCCGCGCCCTCCCGGCGTTTCTCGGCCACCTGGGCCAGCTTGGCGTCGGCCATCACCGCCGCCAGCGAAGGCTCCACCAGGGAGAAGGTGCCGCCGAAGCCGCAGCACTGGTCGGCGGCCGGCGGCTCCTCCGCCTCCACCCCGGCCCGCTCGAGCGCGCGGAGCGGCGCCTCGCGCACCCCCAGGAGCCGGCGCATGTGACAGCCGTTGTGGTAGGCGACGCGGAGGGGCGCCTCCCTCCCCGCCGGCGCGCGGGGCGGACCGTCCTCCCCGGTCTCACGCTCCTCGGCCCCCACCCGCTCCAGGAACTCGCTCAGCTCCACCACGCGGCCGGCCAGGCGCCGGGCTCGCTCGCCCCAGGACGAGGCCTCGACCCCGCTCTCGCCCCGCTCGCGGGCCTCCCGCTCGAGCAGCCCGGGCAGCTCCGCGCGGACCATGGCGGCGCAGGAGCCGGAGAGCGCCACCACCGGAGCCGCATCGCCTGCCTCCTCGAAGGCCGCCACCAGCCGGCGCCCCAGCTCGGCCGCCTCGCGGTCGTGGCCGGCGTTGAAGGCGAACTGCCCGCAGCAGGTCTGCCGCTCCGGGAAGCGGACGCGGAAGCCGCGCCGCTCCAGGAGCCGGAGCGCGGCGACGGCCGCCTGGGGCCGGAACAGGTCGACCATGCAACTGACGAAGAGATCGACGGTGCCGCCGTTCCCGGCCGCACCGGCCTCGCCGGACACCGTCCCGTCGCCTCCTTCCCGGGTCCCTCCGGGCGGCGCGCGTTCAGGGCAGGCGCTCGTACATCGCCAGGGTGAAGAAGCCGGGGAGCTCCTCCTGGAAGGTCAGCTGGCGCAGGATCTGCCGCGCTTCCTCGTAGTCTCCGCCGGCGGAGCGCTCCTCGCCCACCTCCGCCCGGATCTTCGCCATCTCCTCGTCGAGAAGCTTCTCCAGAAGCTCCGCCGTCACCCGCCGCCCGTCGTCGAGGACGCCCCGCGGGTGGTGGAGCCACTGCCAGAGCTGGGTACGGGCGATCTCGGCCGTGGCGGCGTCCTCCATCAGGTGGAAGATGGGGACGGCGCCCCGGCCGCCCAGCCAGGCCGCGATGTACTGGACGGCGACGCTCAGGTTGTTGCGGACGCCCGCCTCGGTGATGGTCCCCTCCGGCACCCGGAGCAGCTCCTCGGCCGTCACGCGCACGTCCTCCCGCTTCCGGTCGATCTGGTTGGGGCCGGGCATCCGGCGGTCGAAGACCTCCCTGGCCACGGGGACGAGGCCGGGGTGCGCCACCCAGGTGCCGTCGTGCCCGTCGCCGGCCTCCCGCTCCTTGTCCTCGCGGACCAGGGCGAAGGCGCGCTCATTCGCCTCCGGGTCGTCCCTGACCGGGATCTGCGCGGCCATGCCGCCGATGCAGTGGACGTTCCGGCGGTGGCAGGTGCGGATGGCCAGCTGCGTGTAGGCGCGCATGAAGGGGACGGTCATGGTCACCTGGGCGCGGTCGGGAAGGATCCACTCCTCGTGCGCGTGGAGCGTCTTGATGGTGCTGAAGATGTAGTCCCAGCGGCCGCAGTTGAGACCGGCCGAGTGGTCGCGCAGCTCCCAGAGGATCTCGTCCATCTCGAAGGCCGCCGGCAGCGTCTCGATCAGCACGGTCGCCTTGGTCACACCGTGGGGCAGGCCCAGCTGCCGTTCCGCCCAGGTGAAGACGTCGTTCCAGAGCCGCGCCTCCAGGTGGCTCTCCAGCTTGGGCAGGTAGAGGTAGGGCCCGCTCCCCCTCTCCAGAAGAGCGCCATCAGGTCCGCCAACCCGAGGAAGGCCGCCGCCAGCCAGCGTTCGCCCCGCCAGCGGCCGCCTCCCAGCAACCAGACGACGCGCAGCAGCCCCAGCAGCATCACCAGGCCGGCCAGCTCCAGGCCGTGGACGGCGCGCGCCACGTTGAGCAGGGTGTCCAGATCGCTCCCTCCCTTCTCGACCGCCCGGGCGGCGCCGCGGCTCGTCAGTCGGCGAGCCGCTCCCAGGGGTAAACCAGCCAGTCGTCGGTCTCGGCGGCGAAGAAGTCGGGGCCGTCGTTGGGGAAGTGGCTCTGCCGGCGACGATAGTGGAGGACCACCACGTAGGGCTTGGCGCCGGCCGCGATGGCGCGGGTCTTGACCGCCATGGGCAGCTCCCCGTCCGCCCAGACGTCGTCCACCACCAGCAACCGCTTGCCGCGGAGGTCGTCGGTGGACGGGAACTGCCAGAAGAGCGGGCGTCGCTCGGTCTGCCACGGGCCACAGAAGAAGACGACCGAAGCCGCCATGACGTTGCGCAGGTCGAGCAGCTCCGAGATGAGCCCTGCGGGGATCAGCCCGCCCCGCGTCACACAGAGGATGGCGTCGAACGGGCCCGCCGCGAGTAGCCTCGGCTTCAGCTCCACCACCAGGCGTTCGACGTCCTGCCAGCTCAGTTCGATCCGGCGTTCCGGCTTCGACGACGGGTTCAACGAGGCACCTCCGCTCGAGCCATTCCATTCCGGCCGCACGCCCGCATCTCCTGCACCAGCGCCCCCGCGGGACCGGGGAGCCTGCCCGGGATGGGCCGGGGAATAGGCCGGCGTCCGGGGGAGACCGTAAAAGGGCGATGAACCTGCGCACGCTCTTGCGGCGAAAGCCGCTCGACTTCACGCTGCGCGAGACCCGCGAGGGGCCGCGCCTCCGCCGCACCCTGGGCGCGGGGGACCTGACCCTCTTCGGCATCGGCGCCATCATCGGCACGGGCATCTTCGTCCTGACGGGCGTGGGCGCGGCCCGCTACGCGGGTCCCGGCATCGTCCTCTCCTTCCTGGTCTCGGGCACCGTGGCCGCGCTGGCGGCCCTCTCCTACGCCGAACTCGCCTCCATGCTGCCGATCGCCGGGAGCGTCTATACCTACGCGTACACGGCCCTGGGCGAGATCATCGCCTGGGTGATCGGCTGGGACCTCATCCTGGAATACGTGGTGGCGGCCTCGGCGGTGGCCATCGGCTGGTCCAGCTACCTCCGCGACCTGCTGGCCTCGGCCGGCCTCGAACTGCCCAGGTGGGCGACCTCGCCGCTGGTCGGGCCAGCGGGGGAGCCCCACGGCCTCAACCTGCCGGCGATGGCGGTGGCGGCGGCGATCACCTGGCTCCTGGTGCGCGGGACCCAGCAGGGGGAGCGGGTCAACGACCTGGTGGTGCTGGTCAAGCTGGCGGTGATCGGGGTCTTCCTGGGAGCCGGGCTCTTCCACGCGCGCATCCGGCACTGGCAGCCGTTCCTGCCCTACGGCGTCACGGGCATCTTCCGCGGGGCGGCCATCATCTTCTTCGCCTACATCGGCTTCGACGCGGTCTCGACCGCGGCCGAGGAGGTGAAGGATCCGGCCCGTGACCTGCCCAGGGGGATCCTCGCCTCGCTGGGTGTCTCCACCCTGCTCTACGTGGCCGTCTCGGCCCTCCTGACGCTGCTGGTGCCGTACGACCGGCTGGACACCGCCTCGCCGGTGGCCTCGGCGCTGCTCGATGTGGGCGTCCGCTGGGGCGCGGCGGCGGTCTCGGTCGGGGCGCTGGCCGGGTTGACCAGCGTCCTTCTGGTCGACATCTTCGGGCAGAGCCGCATCTTCTTCGCCATGGCCCGGGACGGCCTGCTGCCCGAGTCCTTCGCCCAGGTTCACCCCCGCTACCGGACGCCCTACCGGGTGACGATCCTCACCGGTCTGGCGGTGGCCGCGCTGGGAGGACTGCTCCCCGTCTCCGACGTCGCCCAGCTGGCCAACATCGGCACGCTGGCCGCCTTCTTCCTGGTCTCCCTGGGCGTCATCGTCCTCCGCCTCGGCACGCTGGCCGCCTTCTTCCTGGTCTCCCTGGGCGTCATCGTCCTCCGCCGGCGCCACCCCGAATGGAAGCGGCCCTTCCGCGTCCCCGCCGTCCCGTGGCTGCCCGGGCTGGCGGCCGCATCGTCGCTCTGGCTGGCCACCAACCTGCCCCGCCTGACCTGGATCGTCTTCACCAGCTGGCTTCTCCTGGGGCTCGTCCTCTACTTCCTCTACGGCCGGCGACACAGCCGGCTCGCCCGGGAAGAGGCGGCTCCAGGCCGCGGGCGCGAGCCGGAGCCGGTGCGCCCGGCGCCCTGAGTGCGGTATCCTGGTGCCACTCGCGGGGGATGAGCGACCCGAGCGATCATCGCGAAGAAGGGGTGGAAGCCCGACCATGGCGGCACTGACGGCGACGGTGGAGTGGCGGGGCGGTACCAGCTTCCTGGCGCGGGCGGGGAGCGGCGGCCGGGTGGAGATCCGCGCCGCCGGCGAGGTGCAGGGAGCAGGCGGGCGGACGCTGGACGAGCTGGCCGACGAGGCGTCCGCGGCTCCGGTCCGGCCGAAGGAGGCGGTGCTGGCCGGTCTCGGCGGCTGCACCGGGATCGACGTGGTCTCCATCCTCGACAAGATGCGCCAGCCCCTGGAGGGCTTCGCGGTGGAGATCGCGGCCGAGCAGGCCGAGAGCGACCCCAAGGTCTTCACGCACCTGCGCCTGCGCTACCGTTTCACGGGGCCGCTGGAGCCGGCCCGGGTGGTCCGCGCCGTCCGCCTCTCGGAGGAGAAATACTGTGGCGTGCTGGCCATGCTCGCCCAGACCGCTTCGGTTCAGACCGAGGTGGAGTTGAACGGGCAGGAGCTCGCCTACGAGCCGGCCGAGGTGCCGGCGAGAAGCCGCGCTTCCTGAGCGGCCTCAGGCAAGCAGCTGCTCCAGCCGCTCCAGCGCCTCCCTCGCCTCCAGCTCGATGCGGTCGAGCAGCTCGGCCACGGTGGGGATGTCCCGGATCAAGGCGCTGGCCTGGCCGGCCCAGACGAAGCCTTCGTCCAGCCGGCCCTCCAGGGCGGCGCGCACGTTCCTCTCCCCGCTGACCAGCGGCAGGATCTCCTCCTCCGGCGCACCGGCACCTTCGGCGCTCCGGATCCGCTCCACCCAGGCGCCCTTCAGCGCCCGCCCGGGCCGGCCCAGGGAGACCTCGATCAGGGCGGTGGAGGCTTCGCCCGCCTCCACCAGCGCCTGCTTGTAGGCGGCGTGGGCCGGCGACTCGCGCGTGGCCACGAAGCGCGTCCCCATCTCGATCCCCTCCGCGCCCAGCGCGAGGGCGGCCGCCAGGCCGCGCCCGTCCACGATCCCGCCCGAGGCGACCACCGGGACCCGGACCGCCTCCACCACCTGGCGGACCAGCACCAGCGTGCTGGTGTCGTCGCGCCCGATATGCCCGCCGCCCTCGGCCCCCACGGCCACCACCACGTCGGCGCCCAGCGCCTCCGCCTTCCTCGCCTGGCGGACGCTGGAGACCAGCACCAGGGTCCGCGGCCGGCGCCCGGGCCAGGATTGGATCCGGCGGAGCACCGGTTCGGGGTTCCCGCCGGTGATGCTGATCACATCCGGCTCCAGCTCCAGGGCCGTCTCCAGCATCGGCTCCACCTGCCAGTGGCCCAGGGCGAAGTTGATGCCGAACGGCGCCCCGGTCAGCTGGC
Coding sequences within:
- a CDS encoding nitronate monooxygenase, translated to MRTRLTELLGIRRPVIQGGLAYLARAELAAAVGEAGGLGQVTAATLHTPEALRQEVGRLRQLTGAPFGINFALGHWQVEPMLETALELEPDVISITGGNPEPVLRRIQSWPGRRPRTLVLVSSVRQARKAEALGADVVVAVGAEGGGHIGRDDTSTLVLVRQVVEAVRVPVVASGGIVDGRGLAAALALGAEGIEMGTRFVATRESPAHAAYKQALVEAGEASTALIEVSLGRPGRALKGAWVERIRSAEGAGAPEEEILPLVSGERNVRAALEGRLDEGFVWAGQASALIRDIPTVAELLDRIELEAREALERLEQLLA